A stretch of Acidovorax sp. RAC01 DNA encodes these proteins:
- a CDS encoding ABC transporter substrate-binding protein has protein sequence MKPAKKLAAMAALFAAVMLPAHAQILVGQTAGFSGQVAAGVRETTDGALLFLDAVNAKGGVNGQKVELVSLDDKFDPKLAAENARKLIEEQSVVALFLTRGTPHTQAIIPLLDKHGVPLVAPSTGAIVLHRPVQKYIFNVRATYQREAEKAMTHLASMGVKRIALVSANDTFGDDGIAGALKGLAASNLQPVLQEKFDRAKPDFAPIVAKAAKADAQAVLMVASGAAVVDATNALRQAGSAAQIVTLSNNASSGFIKSLGANGRGVIVTQVFPNERAMTFPLVKEAQDLARAKGLGELSPAMLEGFAGAKVLVEGLRRAGPKPTREKLQAALETLRKFDLGGLELNFSPEDHTGLDFADLSIIGTDGKFRR, from the coding sequence ATGAAACCAGCCAAGAAGCTGGCCGCAATGGCGGCCCTTTTCGCTGCAGTGATGCTGCCAGCACACGCGCAGATCCTGGTCGGCCAGACCGCGGGGTTCAGCGGGCAGGTAGCCGCAGGAGTGCGCGAGACAACGGACGGCGCGCTGCTGTTTCTGGATGCGGTCAACGCCAAGGGCGGCGTCAACGGTCAGAAGGTCGAACTCGTGTCACTGGACGACAAGTTCGACCCCAAGCTGGCAGCTGAAAACGCGCGCAAGCTCATTGAAGAGCAGAGCGTGGTGGCCCTGTTTCTCACGCGCGGCACGCCGCACACGCAGGCCATCATTCCGCTGCTGGACAAGCATGGGGTCCCGCTGGTGGCGCCGTCTACCGGGGCTATCGTGCTGCACCGGCCGGTGCAAAAGTACATCTTCAACGTGCGCGCTACCTACCAGCGCGAGGCCGAAAAAGCCATGACCCACCTGGCCTCCATGGGCGTGAAGCGCATTGCGCTGGTCTCGGCCAACGACACCTTTGGCGATGACGGCATTGCCGGCGCGCTCAAGGGCCTGGCGGCCAGCAACCTGCAGCCCGTGCTGCAGGAAAAATTCGACCGCGCGAAGCCGGACTTCGCCCCCATCGTGGCCAAGGCCGCCAAGGCCGATGCGCAGGCGGTGCTGATGGTGGCATCGGGCGCAGCTGTGGTCGATGCCACCAATGCACTGCGCCAGGCCGGCTCTGCCGCCCAGATCGTGACGCTGTCCAACAATGCCTCGAGCGGCTTCATCAAGAGCCTGGGCGCCAATGGCCGTGGCGTGATCGTGACGCAGGTCTTCCCCAATGAACGCGCCATGACGTTCCCGCTGGTCAAGGAAGCGCAGGACCTGGCACGTGCCAAGGGGCTGGGCGAGCTGAGCCCCGCCATGCTCGAAGGCTTTGCCGGGGCCAAGGTGCTGGTCGAGGGCCTGCGCCGTGCGGGCCCCAAGCCCACGCGCGAGAAGCTGCAGGCCGCGCTGGAAACCCTGCGCAAGTTTGATCTGGGTGGGCTGGAGCTGAACTTCTCCCCCGAAGACCATACGGGGCTGGATTTCGCCGATCTTTCCATCATCGGCACGGACGGCAAGTTCCGTCGCTGA
- a CDS encoding ABC transporter substrate-binding protein, translating into MHAIFKLGQVAAVASLTLGIAHAQILIGQTVGITGSAAATVAESMQGAALYIDHVNARGGVGGQKIEVISLDDKFDPKLTLENTVTLVEQKGVIGLFMTRGTPHTQGIMPLLEQHGVPLVGPSTGAIALHQPVSKYIFNVRAPYQREVEKAITHLNTLGMRQIGVVHVDDTFGADGLAGAQAGFKANSIEALFVEKFDRAKPDYSAIAPRVAQKQPQAVIFIGTGAAVVDGIKALRTAGVTGQIVTLSNNASGGFVKALGSQARGVVVTQVFPSERSLNYPVIKEAMDLARARNQGDLTPAMVEGFVSAKVLVEGIRRAGPKPDRARLHAGLESIRKWDLGGMELSYSATDHSGLDFSDLSIIGSDGRFRR; encoded by the coding sequence ATGCACGCCATCTTCAAGCTTGGGCAAGTCGCCGCAGTGGCGTCACTGACCCTGGGCATTGCCCATGCGCAGATCCTTATCGGGCAAACGGTGGGCATTACCGGCTCGGCCGCTGCCACGGTGGCCGAATCCATGCAGGGCGCAGCGCTGTACATCGATCACGTCAACGCGCGCGGCGGTGTGGGCGGGCAGAAGATCGAGGTCATCTCGCTGGACGACAAGTTCGACCCCAAGCTGACGCTGGAAAACACGGTCACGCTCGTCGAGCAAAAGGGCGTGATTGGCCTTTTCATGACGCGCGGCACACCGCACACGCAGGGCATCATGCCCTTGCTGGAGCAGCATGGCGTGCCTCTGGTGGGGCCCTCGACGGGCGCCATTGCGCTGCACCAGCCGGTCAGCAAGTACATCTTCAACGTGCGCGCGCCCTACCAGCGCGAGGTGGAAAAAGCCATCACGCACCTGAACACGCTGGGCATGAGGCAGATCGGCGTGGTGCATGTGGACGATACCTTCGGCGCAGACGGCCTGGCCGGAGCGCAGGCAGGCTTCAAGGCCAACAGCATCGAGGCGCTGTTCGTCGAGAAATTCGACCGGGCCAAGCCCGACTACAGCGCCATCGCGCCCCGCGTGGCCCAGAAGCAGCCGCAGGCGGTGATCTTCATCGGCACGGGCGCCGCGGTGGTCGATGGCATCAAGGCCCTGCGCACTGCGGGTGTCACAGGGCAGATCGTGACGCTGTCGAACAATGCGTCGGGCGGTTTTGTGAAGGCGCTGGGCAGCCAGGCCCGCGGCGTGGTGGTCACGCAGGTGTTCCCGTCGGAGCGCTCGCTGAACTATCCGGTGATCAAGGAGGCCATGGACCTTGCGCGCGCACGCAACCAGGGCGACCTCACGCCTGCCATGGTCGAAGGCTTCGTGAGCGCCAAAGTGCTGGTCGAGGGCATCCGGCGCGCAGGCCCCAAGCCCGACCGCGCCAGGCTGCACGCCGGCCTTGAAAGCATTCGAAAGTGGGACCTGGGCGGGATGGAGCTGAGCTACAGCGCCACCGACCACAGCGGCCTCGATTTTTCCGACCTGTCGATCATCGGCAGCGACGGGCGCTTCAGGCGCTGA
- a CDS encoding MFS transporter produces the protein MANTHPAPRPMSAEERKVIFASSLGTVFEWYDFYLYGSLAAIIAKQFFSGLDPQAAFIFALLAFAAGFIVRPFGALVFGRLGDMIGRKYTFLVTILLMGASTFIVGILPNYATIGVAAPIILIILRMLQGLALGGEYGGAATYVAEHAPQGSRGAYTAWIQTTATLGLFLSLMVILGTRTIIGEAAFADWGWRVPFIVSIVMLGISVYIRLSMNESPAFQKMKAEGKTSKAPLTEAFGQWKNMKIVLLALFGLVAGQAVVWYSGQFYALFFLTSVLRVDGATANILVAMSLLIGTPFFVIFGTLSDKIGRKPIILAGMALAVVTYFPLFSMLTNAANPDLAAAQAKNKIVVSAPAGDCSFQGNPVAREIDFTKSCDIAKRFLAQNSVSYENVTATAAGPSTVTIGDKVIAAPTAKVVNSKFDEESTKNIAAFKKEVADALKAAGYPTKADPAKIDKVMIVVILTILVIYVTMVYGPIAAMLVEMFPTRIRYTSMSLPYHIGNGWFGGLMPTIAFAMVAQNGNMYHGLWYPIVIAGATFVIGLLFVKETKNNDIYADD, from the coding sequence ATGGCAAACACCCATCCCGCACCGCGGCCGATGTCAGCCGAAGAGCGAAAGGTCATCTTCGCGTCTTCGCTCGGCACCGTCTTCGAGTGGTACGACTTTTACCTGTACGGCTCGCTCGCGGCCATCATCGCCAAGCAGTTCTTCTCGGGTCTGGACCCGCAGGCTGCTTTCATCTTTGCGCTGCTGGCTTTCGCTGCGGGCTTTATCGTGCGTCCGTTCGGTGCGCTGGTGTTCGGCCGCCTGGGTGACATGATCGGCCGCAAGTACACCTTCCTGGTGACCATTTTGCTGATGGGTGCGTCGACCTTCATCGTCGGTATCCTGCCCAACTACGCCACCATCGGCGTTGCGGCTCCCATCATCCTGATCATCCTGCGCATGCTGCAGGGCCTGGCCCTGGGCGGTGAGTACGGCGGTGCTGCCACGTACGTTGCCGAACACGCTCCGCAAGGCTCCCGCGGCGCCTACACGGCTTGGATCCAGACCACGGCAACGCTGGGCCTGTTCCTGTCGCTGATGGTGATTCTGGGTACCCGCACCATCATCGGTGAAGCCGCCTTCGCCGACTGGGGCTGGCGCGTGCCGTTCATCGTGTCGATCGTGATGCTGGGCATCTCGGTGTACATCCGCCTGTCGATGAACGAATCGCCTGCCTTCCAGAAGATGAAGGCCGAGGGCAAGACCTCCAAGGCCCCGCTGACCGAAGCCTTCGGCCAGTGGAAGAACATGAAGATCGTGCTGCTGGCCCTGTTCGGCCTGGTGGCTGGTCAGGCTGTGGTCTGGTACTCGGGCCAGTTCTACGCGCTGTTCTTCCTGACCAGCGTGCTGCGTGTGGACGGTGCCACCGCCAACATCCTGGTGGCGATGTCGCTGCTGATCGGTACGCCGTTCTTCGTGATCTTCGGTACGCTGTCGGACAAGATCGGCCGCAAGCCCATCATCCTGGCCGGCATGGCCCTGGCCGTGGTGACGTACTTCCCGCTGTTCAGCATGCTCACGAACGCCGCCAATCCTGACCTGGCAGCTGCCCAGGCCAAGAACAAGATCGTGGTGTCGGCACCTGCTGGCGACTGCTCGTTCCAGGGCAACCCCGTGGCACGTGAAATCGACTTCACCAAGTCCTGCGACATCGCCAAGCGCTTCCTGGCCCAGAACTCGGTGAGCTACGAGAACGTGACGGCCACTGCCGCCGGCCCATCGACCGTGACGATCGGCGACAAGGTCATTGCTGCGCCCACCGCCAAGGTCGTGAACAGCAAGTTCGACGAAGAAAGCACCAAGAACATTGCCGCCTTCAAGAAGGAAGTGGCCGATGCCCTGAAGGCTGCTGGCTACCCCACCAAGGCTGATCCCGCCAAGATCGACAAGGTCATGATCGTCGTGATCCTGACGATCCTGGTGATCTACGTGACCATGGTGTACGGCCCGATTGCCGCCATGCTGGTGGAAATGTTCCCGACCCGCATCCGCTACACATCGATGTCGCTGCCCTACCATATCGGTAACGGCTGGTTCGGTGGCCTGATGCCTACCATTGCGTTCGCGATGGTGGCCCAGAACGGCAACATGTACCACGGCCTCTGGTACCCCATCGTCATCGCGGGTGCAACGTTCGTGATCGGTCTCCTGTTCGTCAAGGAAACCAAGAACAACGACATCTACGCAGACGACTGA
- a CDS encoding 2-hydroxychromene-2-carboxylate isomerase, with protein sequence MKRITFYLDFVSPYAWLAFERLPEVLEGLSYSVAYKPVLLGALLQQHGNPGPAGIAPKRDWTYRHVTWLGHAEGTPLQMPARHPFNPLPLLRQSLACSDDGHINRFVAGAVLRHVWQGGHDALDAGRLSALAAELAEQIRPGQDAASDAPKALLRANTEAAQAAGVFGVPAFEVDGKLFWGLDGLPMLRAYLDADPWFESGQWEAAGQIGSGLPPRG encoded by the coding sequence ATGAAACGCATCACGTTCTATCTCGACTTTGTGTCGCCCTACGCCTGGCTGGCGTTCGAGCGCCTGCCCGAGGTGCTCGAAGGCCTGAGCTACAGCGTGGCCTACAAGCCCGTGCTGCTGGGCGCGCTGCTGCAGCAGCATGGAAACCCGGGGCCCGCCGGGATTGCGCCCAAGCGCGACTGGACCTACCGCCATGTCACGTGGCTCGGCCATGCGGAGGGCACGCCGCTGCAGATGCCGGCGCGCCACCCGTTCAACCCGCTGCCTCTGCTGCGCCAGTCGCTGGCTTGCAGCGATGACGGCCACATCAACCGCTTTGTGGCCGGTGCCGTGCTGCGCCATGTGTGGCAGGGCGGGCACGACGCGCTCGACGCGGGGCGGCTGAGCGCCCTGGCTGCCGAACTGGCCGAGCAGATCCGCCCGGGGCAGGATGCCGCGAGCGACGCGCCCAAGGCCCTCTTGCGTGCCAACACCGAGGCCGCCCAGGCCGCAGGGGTGTTTGGCGTACCCGCGTTTGAGGTGGACGGAAAGCTCTTTTGGGGCCTGGACGGCCTGCCGATGCTGCGCGCTTACCTGGATGCCGACCCCTGGTTCGAAAGCGGCCAATGGGAGGCCGCAGGCCAGATCGGCTCGGGCCTGCCCCCGCGGGGCTGA
- a CDS encoding DUF1289 domain-containing protein, protein MNAIDLLAKKAIETSAEGYFDQESVEPVPSPCISVCRMSPDRSHCEGCFRTLDEIRIWARADADLRRGIWRQLLVRAGIATPSA, encoded by the coding sequence ATGAATGCTATCGATTTACTAGCTAAAAAGGCAATAGAGACAAGCGCTGAAGGCTATTTTGACCAAGAATCTGTCGAGCCGGTGCCCTCACCCTGCATTTCGGTATGCCGCATGTCGCCCGACCGCAGCCACTGCGAGGGCTGCTTTCGCACGCTGGACGAAATCCGCATCTGGGCCCGCGCCGATGCCGACCTGCGACGCGGCATCTGGCGGCAGCTGCTGGTGCGTGCGGGCATCGCCACGCCGTCGGCCTGA
- a CDS encoding YbaK/EbsC family protein produces the protein MCGAELKTLPEGVQRVAAALQAQNHTHMPRMLDDAARTAQQAADALGILVGQVAKSIIFRRKSDDAAVLVVTSGDRRVDEKKVEAHVGKVGRADADFVKQRTGFSIGGVAPLAHATPPVTLIDRDLLRFDVVWAAAGHPHAVFALHPSDLERLTGAPVVDVVQEGPAP, from the coding sequence ATGTGCGGAGCGGAGTTGAAGACATTGCCCGAGGGCGTACAGCGCGTGGCCGCAGCCCTGCAGGCGCAGAACCACACCCATATGCCGCGCATGCTGGACGACGCAGCCCGCACCGCGCAGCAGGCTGCCGATGCACTGGGCATCCTGGTCGGGCAGGTGGCCAAGAGCATCATCTTTCGACGCAAGAGCGACGACGCCGCGGTGCTGGTGGTCACCTCGGGCGACCGGCGTGTGGATGAGAAAAAGGTCGAGGCCCACGTGGGCAAGGTGGGCCGTGCAGATGCGGACTTCGTCAAGCAGCGCACGGGGTTTTCCATTGGCGGCGTGGCCCCGCTGGCGCACGCCACACCGCCCGTCACGCTGATCGACCGCGACCTGCTGCGCTTTGATGTGGTGTGGGCCGCCGCGGGGCACCCGCATGCCGTGTTTGCACTGCACCCGTCCGACCTGGAGCGGCTGACCGGCGCGCCGGTGGTGGATGTGGTGCAGGAGGGTCCTGCACCATGA
- a CDS encoding hydroxymethylglutaryl-CoA lyase: protein MSIPSRVQLIDVGPRDGLQNEKTPVPAAVKIELVHRLQAAGLQEIEVTSYVSPKWVPQMADNHEVMSGISRQPGVAYSVLTPNLKGFEAAVLDQPDEIVVFGSASEAFSQRNINCSIAESIERFAPVVQAALAAGIRVRGAMSCTVGCPYEGDIAPERVAYLAGLLQGIGVQRVDVADTIGVGTPGKVQRALEATLQHFGIDAVSGHFHDTYGQALANTLAALELGVWNFQTSIAGLGGCPYAKGATGNLATEDVVYMLQGMGVETGIDLDRLIDAGAFISDFLGRRPHSRAANALLARRTA, encoded by the coding sequence ATGAGCATTCCCTCCCGCGTTCAACTCATCGATGTCGGCCCGCGCGACGGCCTGCAGAACGAAAAGACCCCCGTCCCCGCCGCCGTCAAGATCGAGCTGGTACACCGACTGCAGGCTGCGGGCTTGCAGGAGATCGAGGTCACCAGCTACGTGTCGCCCAAGTGGGTGCCGCAGATGGCCGACAACCACGAGGTGATGAGCGGCATTTCGCGCCAGCCGGGCGTGGCGTACTCGGTGCTCACGCCCAACCTCAAGGGCTTTGAAGCCGCTGTGCTCGACCAGCCCGATGAAATCGTGGTGTTCGGCTCGGCCAGCGAGGCCTTCAGCCAGCGCAACATCAACTGCAGCATTGCCGAGAGCATCGAGCGCTTTGCGCCTGTGGTGCAGGCTGCTCTGGCTGCCGGCATCCGCGTGCGTGGTGCCATGAGCTGCACCGTGGGCTGCCCGTACGAGGGCGACATTGCGCCTGAGCGCGTGGCGTACCTCGCCGGCCTGCTCCAGGGCATCGGCGTGCAGCGCGTGGACGTGGCCGACACCATTGGCGTGGGCACGCCGGGCAAGGTGCAGCGCGCGCTGGAGGCCACGCTGCAGCACTTCGGCATCGACGCGGTGTCGGGCCACTTTCACGACACCTACGGCCAGGCGCTGGCCAACACGCTGGCTGCCCTGGAGCTGGGCGTGTGGAACTTCCAGACATCGATTGCGGGCCTGGGCGGCTGCCCGTATGCGAAGGGCGCCACGGGCAACTTGGCTACCGAAGATGTGGTCTACATGCTGCAAGGCATGGGGGTGGAGACGGGTATCGACCTGGACAGGCTTATCGATGCGGGTGCGTTCATCAGCGACTTTCTCGGCCGGAGGCCCCACTCTCGTGCCGCCAACGCGCTGCTGGCGCGCCGCACGGCCTGA
- a CDS encoding LysR family transcriptional regulator: MKINWSAREVDVFLSLADTLSFRRTALQMHLSQSAVSGTVARLEEMLGARLFDRTTRTVQLTQAGEVFAEQARFLRHQMDETVRRVQEVAQLQVGRIALAALPSLAAGAVPRAFARFAAQYPGVQLELFDSLAGPAFDMVRAGRVDFALTAANPAYADLDYTPLVSDRFVLLMGRQHPLARGRSAVAWADVAAMPHISMPAGTSVRQYAQEALLTHRIRFAPRYEVEHLATIAAMVAAGLGVSALPELAAQVVQRPEVVTRPLKAPVLHRPIGLITLRGRPLSLAAQAMVALLRDEVEGANVRAA; the protein is encoded by the coding sequence ATGAAGATCAATTGGTCTGCCCGCGAGGTGGATGTGTTCCTGTCACTGGCAGACACGCTGAGCTTTCGGCGCACTGCGCTGCAGATGCACCTGTCGCAGTCGGCGGTGTCGGGTACCGTGGCGCGGCTGGAGGAGATGCTGGGCGCACGGCTGTTTGACCGCACCACGCGCACGGTGCAGCTCACGCAGGCGGGCGAGGTGTTTGCCGAGCAGGCGCGCTTTTTGCGCCACCAGATGGATGAAACCGTGCGCCGCGTGCAGGAGGTGGCGCAATTGCAGGTGGGGCGCATTGCCCTGGCTGCGCTGCCATCGCTCGCAGCGGGCGCCGTACCGCGGGCCTTTGCCCGCTTTGCGGCCCAGTACCCGGGCGTGCAGCTGGAGCTGTTTGACAGCCTGGCCGGCCCGGCGTTTGACATGGTGCGCGCAGGCCGGGTGGACTTTGCCCTGACGGCGGCCAACCCGGCGTACGCCGATCTGGACTACACCCCGCTGGTGTCTGACCGCTTTGTGCTGCTGATGGGCCGCCAGCACCCGCTGGCCCGGGGGCGCAGCGCCGTGGCCTGGGCCGATGTGGCCGCGATGCCCCACATCTCCATGCCCGCCGGCACCAGCGTGCGCCAGTACGCGCAGGAGGCCCTGCTGACCCACCGCATCCGTTTTGCGCCCCGCTACGAGGTGGAGCACCTGGCCACCATCGCCGCCATGGTGGCAGCAGGGCTGGGCGTGAGCGCGCTGCCCGAGCTGGCCGCGCAGGTGGTGCAGCGGCCCGAAGTGGTCACCCGGCCACTGAAGGCGCCCGTGCTGCACCGGCCCATCGGCCTGATCACGCTGCGCGGGCGGCCGCTGTCGCTGGCGGCGCAGGCCATGGTGGCGCTGCTGCGCGACGAGGTGGAAGGCGCGAATGTCCGGGCAGCCTGA